The following coding sequences are from one Ornithodoros turicata isolate Travis chromosome 1, ASM3712646v1, whole genome shotgun sequence window:
- the LOC135383873 gene encoding uncharacterized protein LOC135383873, whose translation MGPVEAVLDINRYSSLDRLLEVTAYVQRFARNCLNPQDRKTGPLTPNELQEARVYWIRRVQEDSYNEGRGHVPPALKDLQFFVDNQGIIRAKGRLQHLQTSEQAKHPIILPADHHFTALVVQKAHTRVLHGGVQSTLAELREEYWVQRGRQSVKRIIRKCAICARFRARRVVVPTASLPSFRIEANQPFTVVGVDFAGPLYGKKSNDKYYIVLFTCASTRAIHLEVTSAATAEAFLMSFRRFVSRRGLPTTVYSDNALSFKKADKELRILWKATTDSDVCGYFTRHKITWRYIPPGAPWWGGWWERLIRTVKNTLRKVLGKACLQFEELRTLMIEVESVLNSRPITYVGNDPDEFDALTPSHFLLGKRSIAPPPSVTSSNNDCSTTRKDEFTRRLRYREKVMNDFWQRWKRDYLLQLRSAHHFSSSFTTKLAVGDVVLIESKLPRNMWNLGRVVKTFPGQDGTVRLCVVKHTNGKFVTTAAAYFIWKFRTRHSPREDVEYFNEEEDGERERLARTFDYELLGILSFGTDR comes from the coding sequence ATGGGACCCGTGGAGGCTGTTCTCGACATCAACAGATACAGTTCGTTGGACCGTCTATTAGAAGTAACAGCCTATGTCCAGCGGTTTGCCAGGAATTGCTTGAACCCTCAAGACAGAAAAACTGGCCCATTGACTCCTAATGAGCTACAGGAGGCGAGGGTTTACTGGATTCGTAGGGTTCAAGAAGATTCTTACAATGAAGGTCGTGGTCATGTGCCTCCCGCGTTGAAGGACCTTCAGTTTTTTGTGGATAACCAAGGCATCATTAGAGCCAAAGGACGCCTTCAACATCTACAAACGTCTGAACAAGCGAAGCATCCAATCATCCTGCCGGCCGATCATCATTTTACGGCTCTGGTGGTACAGAAGGCCCATACCCGAGTACTTCATGGAGGCGTTCAGAGCACTCTCGCGGAACTCCGAGAAGAATATTGGGTTCAGCGGGGTCGGCAATCAGTGAAGCGAATTATCAGAAAATGTGCCATCTGCGCAAGGTTCAGAGCTCGCCGTGTCGTCGTGCCTACGGCCTCCCTTCCGAGTTTTAGGATAGAAGCGAATCAACCTTTCACAGTGGTCGGCGTCGACTTTGCTGGCCCGCTATACGGAAAGAAAAGTAATGATAAGTACTACATAGTCCTGTTCACGTGTGCTTCTACTCGCGCCATTCATCTGGAGGTTACGTCGGCGGCAACCGCTGAAGCGTTCCTGATGAGCTTTCGCAGATTCGTTTCCAGAAGAGGACTACCGACAACCGTTTATTCCGACAATGCTCTGAGtttcaagaaggccgacaaagAACTTCGCATTCTATGGAAAGCGACAACAGACTCAGATGTCTGCGGGTACTTCACGCGTCACAAAATCACATGGAGATACATCCCCCCTGGAGCTCCCTGGTGGGGAGGATGGTGGGAGAGGTTGATCCGGACCGTGAAGAATACACTTCGAAAAGTTCTTGGGAAAGCTTGCCTACAGTTCGAAGAGCTGCGAACGTTGATGATAGAAGTAGAGTCGGTTTTAAACTCTCGTCCCATCACCTACGTAGGAAACGACCCAGACGAGTTTGATGCTCTGACACCGTCTCACTTTCTTTTGGGCAAAAGAAGTATTGCGCCACCTCCATCGGTCACCTCATCGAACAATGACTGCTCGACCACAAGAAAGGACGAGTTTACGCGTCGGTTGAGATACCGAGAAAAGGTCATGAATGATTTTTGGCAACGCTGGAAGCGAGACTATTTATTGCAACTACGATCAGCTCATCACTTTTCCTCATCCTTTACGACGAAGTTAGCGGTGGGCGATGTTGTCCTCATCGAGAGCAAGTTGCCACGGAACATGTGGAACTTAGGAAGGGTGGTGAAGACGTTCCCTGGGCAAGACGGCACTGTGCGATTATGTGTCGTCAAACACACTAACGGCAAGTTCGTCACGACTGCTGCTGCCTATTTCATCTGGAAGTTTAGAACTCGTCATTCGCCGCGGGAGGATGTGGAATATTTCAATGAAGAGGAAGACGGTGAACGAGAACGGCTAGCGCGCACTTTTGATTACGAGCTTTTGGGCATTCTCAGTTTTGGAACTGACCGGTAA